In Candidatus Bathyarchaeota archaeon, the sequence CCTATGAACCTTATCCAGAAGAACACCTTGCCGACGACGTAGCTTGAATCGAAGTCTTTCTCCCAGTAGATGGATGACGGGTTGTTATCCCCTTTAGTAGTTATGAGGATCTTACCGTCGACCTTTTTTATGCTCACGACCCTGTGGACTATACGTTCACCCGTCCCGGTGGGTTTTATAAAGATCACCACGTCCCCTACCCGTATATCCTCTGGTTTCACTCCCTTAACGAACAGTAGGTCTCCGACCCTCAACGTCGGATACATGCTGTTCGAGGCCACGTAGACGAGCGGATAATCCGTGGCTAGAAAGTGTCTAGCCGAAAGCCAAGAAATGTAAACGGTCGAAATCAGTATGGCTATTACCGTGATAAGCTTTAGAGTCGATTTTACGCTCCTAAGCTTCTCCTTAACCGCCAATTTTCAACCAACCGATCCTTATCGAGATATATAAAATTAAGGCGGAGAGAGCGGGGATATGTATGCATAAGAACTCGAACGCGTCTTCGAGTAGCCGGAAACCCAGAATCCTGAAAAAGATGAGAAGTAGGGAGACCGTTAAAATCACCGCGACAGAGCGTCTCAAGACCTCCAGAT encodes:
- a CDS encoding signal peptidase I, translating into MAVKEKLRSVKSTLKLITVIAILISTVYISWLSARHFLATDYPLVYVASNSMYPTLRVGDLLFVKGVKPEDIRVGDVVIFIKPTGTGERIVHRVVSIKKVDGKILITTKGDNNPSSIYWEKDFDSSYVVGKVFFWIRFIGFIPMILQEDYVKWGITALLLVLILYDFLSGIFEEKSSEGKE